From the Butyrivibrio fibrisolvens genome, one window contains:
- a CDS encoding LA_3659 family protein, with translation MRKQILSALIIITVLFTELSFASKGSSMDDTIASMQEEEAKTQEKISDLEKQTQETQNAIDELNEQKEQTQNNVSSLQNQKSQLQDTVDDYSDKLETLSAEITETESAMAEVSAQIIALNEDLQAAETLRKERYESLKKRMQMTYERGGDESLLLILFDSTSLQDFLTKYEYINDIVAYDQMKMEEYQALVDSIAAQIAEIEKKEAELDEYQTQLDEKHEELADLTDTVMGQLSSTNSTLSSERSKLDDYDKQLSDLDEKMKSLESQTAAAQAELAKQIAERLALTKEDTSGSYSASASELEWLAATIQAEAGGESYTGKLAVGSVIMNRVKSSAFPNDIVSVITQTNQFASYRSGKVELIISAGPNSTCIQAAQEVLGGARVGDYLFFMTQYWADYYGISEYTMIGNHAFFYRWVTNKKSEEQSTPDTSTSEQSEPADNTQDSGSQDALPEDNATPEAIPEDNGEGDGGSEGDGQEGSGDGENTQ, from the coding sequence ATGAGAAAACAAATCTTATCTGCGTTAATAATCATAACAGTTTTGTTCACAGAGTTGTCTTTTGCAAGTAAAGGCAGCTCTATGGATGATACTATTGCCAGCATGCAGGAAGAGGAAGCCAAGACTCAGGAGAAGATATCTGATCTTGAGAAGCAGACTCAGGAAACTCAGAATGCTATAGATGAGCTCAATGAGCAAAAAGAGCAGACACAGAACAATGTATCATCTCTTCAGAATCAGAAGTCTCAGCTGCAGGATACTGTAGATGACTATTCTGACAAGCTAGAAACGCTCAGCGCCGAGATCACAGAGACAGAGAGTGCCATGGCAGAAGTTTCAGCTCAGATCATTGCACTAAATGAAGACCTTCAGGCTGCGGAGACTCTTAGAAAAGAGCGATATGAAAGCCTTAAAAAGCGTATGCAGATGACATACGAAAGAGGCGGTGATGAAAGTCTTCTTTTGATCCTTTTTGACTCAACATCACTTCAGGACTTCCTGACCAAATATGAATATATCAATGATATAGTAGCCTACGACCAGATGAAGATGGAAGAATATCAGGCTCTCGTAGACAGTATAGCTGCGCAGATAGCGGAGATAGAGAAAAAAGAAGCAGAGCTCGATGAATATCAAACGCAGCTTGATGAAAAGCATGAAGAGCTTGCTGATCTGACAGATACGGTAATGGGGCAGCTGTCTTCTACCAACAGTACCCTTTCTTCTGAAAGAAGTAAGCTAGATGATTATGACAAGCAGTTATCCGATCTTGATGAAAAGATGAAGTCCCTTGAATCCCAGACAGCAGCTGCTCAGGCAGAACTTGCCAAGCAGATAGCAGAAAGACTTGCTCTTACCAAGGAAGATACATCAGGTTCTTACAGCGCTTCTGCATCAGAGCTTGAATGGCTTGCTGCAACAATACAGGCAGAAGCTGGAGGCGAGTCCTATACAGGTAAGCTTGCTGTAGGTTCTGTTATCATGAACAGGGTTAAGAGTTCAGCATTCCCTAATGATATTGTAAGTGTTATAACCCAGACCAATCAGTTTGCATCCTACAGGTCAGGTAAGGTTGAACTTATCATATCGGCTGGTCCCAATTCCACCTGCATTCAGGCAGCTCAGGAAGTTCTGGGCGGAGCCCGTGTGGGCGACTATCTCTTCTTCATGACCCAGTATTGGGCTGACTATTACGGGATCAGTGAATATACCATGATAGGTAACCATGCATTCTTCTACCGCTGGGTTACCAACAAGAAGTCAGAAGAACAGAGCACTCCGGATACAAGTACTTCGGAACAGAGTGAACCTGCAGATAATACTCAGGATAGCGGATCACAGGATGCACTTCCGGAGGACAATGCTACACCTGAAGCTATTCCAGAAGATAATGGCGAAGGAGATGGTGGATCAGAAGGCGATGGGCAAGAAGGATCTGGTGATGGAGAAAACACGCAGTGA
- the metK gene encoding methionine adenosyltransferase, translating to MDKFIFTSESVTEGHPDKICDNISDAILDACIAQDPMSRVACETATCTGFVLITGEITTKAVVDYAKIARETICEIGYDSSAKGFDGNTCAVLVALDQQSADIAMGVDKALEARENQMTDEQLEAIGAGDQGMMFGYATNETEEYMPYAISLAHKLTKKLTEVRKNGTLDYLRADGKSQVSVEYDENGKVKRLEAIVISTQHDEKITQEQIHADIKKYVIDAVVDAAMVDANTKIYINPTGRFVIGGPQGDAGLTGRKIIVDTYGGAARHGGGAFSGKDCTKVDRSAAYAARYVAKNIVAAGLADKAEIQLSYAIGVAQPTSVLVDTFGTGKVSNEKLTEAVRKVFDLRPAGIIKMLDLRRPIYKQTAAYGHFGRNDLNLPWEQTDKVEELKAAVNA from the coding sequence ATGGATAAGTTTATTTTCACTTCCGAGTCAGTTACAGAAGGACATCCGGATAAAATCTGTGATAACATCTCTGATGCTATCCTTGATGCCTGCATAGCACAGGATCCTATGAGCCGTGTAGCTTGCGAGACAGCAACATGCACAGGTTTCGTTCTCATCACTGGTGAGATCACAACTAAGGCAGTAGTTGACTATGCCAAGATTGCTAGAGAGACAATCTGCGAGATCGGCTATGACAGCTCAGCTAAGGGCTTTGATGGTAACACATGTGCTGTACTTGTAGCACTTGATCAGCAGTCAGCTGATATCGCTATGGGTGTTGATAAGGCTCTTGAAGCTAGAGAGAACCAGATGACAGATGAGCAGCTTGAAGCTATCGGTGCCGGTGATCAGGGTATGATGTTCGGTTATGCTACAAACGAGACAGAAGAATACATGCCATACGCTATCAGCCTTGCACACAAGCTTACCAAGAAGCTTACAGAAGTTAGAAAGAACGGAACACTTGATTACCTCAGAGCAGATGGTAAGAGCCAGGTATCTGTTGAGTATGATGAGAATGGTAAGGTTAAGAGACTCGAAGCTATCGTTATCTCAACTCAGCATGATGAAAAGATTACCCAGGAACAGATCCACGCTGATATCAAGAAGTATGTTATCGACGCAGTTGTTGATGCAGCTATGGTTGATGCTAACACCAAGATCTATATCAATCCTACAGGACGTTTTGTAATCGGCGGACCTCAGGGTGATGCCGGTCTTACAGGTCGTAAGATCATTGTTGATACTTATGGCGGAGCAGCTCGTCACGGCGGCGGTGCTTTCTCTGGTAAGGACTGCACTAAGGTTGACCGTAGCGCAGCATATGCAGCAAGATACGTTGCTAAGAATATCGTAGCAGCAGGTCTTGCAGACAAGGCTGAGATCCAGCTTTCATACGCTATCGGTGTAGCCCAGCCTACATCTGTTCTTGTAGATACATTCGGAACAGGTAAGGTTTCTAATGAGAAGCTTACAGAGGCTGTTCGTAAAGTATTCGACCTTCGTCCTGCTGGAATCATCAAGATGCTCGACCTTCGTCGTCCTATCTACAAGCAGACAGCAGCTTACGGCCACTTCGGACGTAACGACCTTAATCTTCCTTGGGAGCAGACTGATAAGGTTGAAGAGCTCAAGGCAGCAGTTAATGCATGA
- a CDS encoding DNA polymerase III subunit alpha: MAFTHLHVHTEYSLLDGANKITEYVKRLKELGMSAGAITDHGVMYGVIDFYKEARANGIKPIIGCEVYVAPGSRFDKDTSSEDRYFHLILLAENNKGYENLSHIVSRGFTEGYYYKPRVDIELLKQYHEGIICLSACLAGAIPRAITSGNYEKAVEIAKEYDDIFGHGNFFLEMQDHGIPEQADVNNALLRMSRQLDIPLVATNDCHYTRSEDAAAQDVLLCIQTQRKVSDEDRMRMSGKPDYYVKSEDEMRALFPYAQEAIDNTQIIADRCNVEIEFGVTKLPHFDVPEGYDSWTYLNKLCDDGLKERYPDDDGTVRKQLDYELSVIKKMGYVDYFLIVWDYINWSREHDIAVGPGRGSAAGSVVSYCMHITNIDPVKYDLLFERFLNPERVSMPDIDVDFEYTRRQDVIDHVTRKYGKDKVVQIITFGTMAARGVIKDVARAMDIPYAYADTLSKMVPMELKITLDKALEMNPELRKEYEENDQAHDLLEMCRKLEGLPRHTSIHAAGVVICSKNAEDLIPLSRSAEGSITTQFTMTTIEELGLLKMDFLGLRTLTVIKDAVNAANASIGAQKGDKNYIDIDNIDYNDPKVLASIGSGHADGIFQLESGGMQSFMKELKPRSLEDVIAGISLFRPGPMDFIPKYIQGKNDQSSITYDTPELESILKPTYGCIVYQEQVMQIVQQLGGYTLGRADLVRRAMSKKKQHVMEVERNNFVNGNSEEGVPGCASKGISTDVANKIYDSMMDFAKYAFNKSHAACYAVVAMQTAWLKYYYPVEFMASLMTSVIDVPSKVSYYISVCHSMGIEILAPDINQGEVGFSVCTYEDTDESATSSTKNAASPNEEHSSKAMNVASLDNHKHKAILYALTAIKSVGTPVIEAVVAERHLNGKFRSLNDFLTRMSGDGQMNKRAVEAFIKSGALDCLGGTRRQYMYVYMQIMDSLHNNKNTMAGQMSLFDFAAPEEKHQFEIPLPDVGEFDKEELLNFEKEVLGFYVSGHPLEAYASFMKKHSTNLTTDFYLDEETGTPKVTEGQKVTLAGMVTDRRTKYTKNDKMMAFVTLEDLTGAVEVIVFPKIYERAAMKISEDAHVIIEGHVSVEDEKDAKLMADKVMTFEEIPRTVWVQFANREAFDISEKEMLSIIEGHGGKDSIIAYLKDTKQMKKYPGIKFNAGEEVMTMLQDKFGSENVQMT, encoded by the coding sequence ATGGCATTTACACATCTGCACGTCCACACAGAATATTCCCTTCTGGACGGAGCCAACAAGATAACTGAATATGTAAAAAGATTAAAAGAGCTAGGCATGAGCGCCGGTGCCATCACAGACCACGGCGTCATGTACGGCGTTATAGATTTCTATAAAGAAGCAAGAGCAAACGGCATAAAGCCGATCATAGGATGCGAGGTATATGTAGCTCCGGGATCACGTTTTGATAAGGATACTTCAAGCGAAGACAGATACTTCCACCTGATACTTCTGGCAGAGAATAATAAAGGCTATGAGAACCTGTCACATATCGTAAGCAGAGGCTTTACAGAAGGATATTATTATAAGCCCCGTGTTGATATAGAGCTTCTAAAGCAGTACCACGAAGGCATCATATGCCTGTCCGCCTGCCTTGCAGGTGCTATCCCCAGGGCCATCACATCAGGCAACTATGAAAAGGCTGTGGAAATTGCCAAAGAGTATGACGATATCTTCGGTCACGGCAACTTCTTCCTTGAAATGCAGGATCACGGAATCCCGGAGCAGGCAGATGTCAACAATGCTCTACTTCGTATGTCAAGGCAGCTGGACATCCCACTTGTTGCAACCAACGACTGCCACTATACAAGATCTGAAGACGCTGCTGCTCAGGACGTACTTTTGTGCATACAGACGCAGCGCAAGGTATCTGACGAAGACCGTATGAGGATGAGCGGCAAGCCTGACTACTATGTTAAGAGCGAAGACGAGATGAGAGCCCTCTTCCCATACGCTCAGGAAGCTATAGATAACACACAGATAATAGCTGACAGATGTAACGTCGAGATAGAGTTCGGTGTAACCAAGCTCCCACATTTCGATGTACCGGAAGGCTACGATTCATGGACATACCTTAATAAGCTCTGTGATGACGGATTAAAAGAAAGATATCCTGATGACGACGGAACAGTCAGAAAGCAGCTTGACTACGAGCTGTCTGTCATCAAGAAGATGGGCTATGTTGATTACTTCCTCATTGTATGGGACTACATCAACTGGTCAAGAGAGCATGACATCGCAGTAGGCCCTGGACGAGGCTCTGCAGCCGGATCTGTCGTATCCTACTGCATGCATATAACTAATATAGACCCTGTTAAGTATGATCTTCTCTTCGAAAGATTCCTTAACCCGGAACGTGTCAGCATGCCTGATATAGACGTGGACTTCGAATATACACGCCGTCAGGATGTTATAGACCATGTGACGAGAAAGTATGGCAAAGATAAAGTCGTCCAGATCATAACCTTTGGAACCATGGCTGCAAGAGGCGTTATAAAGGATGTTGCAAGAGCTATGGATATCCCTTATGCCTATGCTGATACCCTGTCCAAGATGGTTCCCATGGAGCTTAAGATAACACTTGATAAAGCTCTTGAGATGAATCCTGAACTTAGAAAAGAATACGAAGAAAACGACCAGGCTCATGACCTTCTTGAAATGTGCAGAAAACTTGAAGGCCTTCCAAGACATACTTCGATCCATGCTGCAGGCGTAGTTATCTGCTCCAAAAATGCCGAAGACCTGATCCCTCTTTCAAGATCAGCTGAAGGTTCCATAACAACTCAGTTCACGATGACTACCATCGAAGAGCTGGGCCTTCTTAAGATGGACTTTCTGGGGCTTCGAACCCTCACTGTAATAAAGGATGCAGTTAACGCAGCTAACGCTTCTATTGGAGCCCAAAAAGGTGATAAGAATTATATAGATATCGACAACATAGACTACAACGATCCCAAGGTACTTGCATCTATAGGAAGCGGTCATGCAGACGGTATCTTCCAGCTGGAATCCGGCGGCATGCAGTCATTCATGAAGGAACTAAAGCCAAGATCACTTGAAGATGTCATAGCCGGTATATCCCTATTTCGCCCGGGTCCGATGGATTTCATTCCTAAATATATCCAGGGCAAAAACGACCAGTCATCCATAACCTATGACACTCCTGAGCTTGAATCCATCTTAAAGCCAACTTACGGATGTATCGTATATCAGGAGCAGGTAATGCAGATAGTACAGCAGCTTGGAGGTTATACTCTAGGACGAGCAGACCTTGTAAGACGTGCCATGAGTAAGAAAAAGCAGCACGTCATGGAAGTTGAAAGGAACAACTTCGTAAACGGTAATTCCGAAGAAGGGGTTCCCGGATGTGCTTCAAAAGGTATATCTACAGATGTTGCCAACAAGATCTACGACTCCATGATGGACTTTGCCAAGTATGCATTTAACAAGTCCCATGCCGCCTGCTACGCCGTTGTAGCCATGCAGACAGCCTGGCTCAAATACTACTATCCTGTAGAATTTATGGCATCCCTTATGACATCAGTAATAGACGTACCTTCCAAGGTTTCGTATTACATATCCGTATGCCACTCTATGGGAATAGAAATCCTTGCTCCTGATATTAACCAGGGAGAAGTGGGATTCTCAGTTTGTACCTACGAGGATACAGATGAAAGTGCCACCTCTTCGACTAAGAACGCTGCATCCCCTAATGAAGAGCATTCCTCTAAAGCTATGAACGTGGCCTCTTTAGACAACCACAAGCACAAGGCGATATTATACGCTCTTACCGCAATCAAATCAGTCGGAACTCCTGTCATCGAAGCTGTCGTGGCAGAAAGACACTTAAACGGCAAGTTCAGAAGCCTTAATGACTTCCTCACAAGGATGTCCGGTGACGGTCAGATGAATAAGAGAGCCGTAGAAGCCTTCATCAAGTCCGGCGCCCTTGACTGCCTTGGAGGAACAAGACGCCAGTATATGTACGTATACATGCAGATCATGGATTCTCTTCATAACAACAAGAACACCATGGCAGGTCAGATGTCGCTTTTTGATTTTGCAGCACCTGAAGAAAAGCACCAGTTCGAGATACCGCTTCCTGATGTAGGCGAGTTTGATAAGGAAGAGCTCCTTAATTTTGAAAAAGAAGTCCTGGGCTTTTATGTAAGTGGTCACCCGCTTGAAGCCTATGCCTCTTTTATGAAAAAACACTCTACAAACCTCACAACAGATTTCTATCTCGATGAGGAGACAGGAACACCTAAAGTTACTGAAGGACAAAAGGTAACTCTTGCCGGCATGGTCACAGACAGAAGGACCAAGTATACCAAAAATGATAAAATGATGGCATTCGTAACACTTGAAGATCTGACAGGTGCTGTAGAAGTCATAGTATTCCCTAAGATCTATGAGCGTGCTGCCATGAAGATATCAGAAGATGCCCACGTGATAATCGAAGGCCATGTATCCGTCGAAGATGAAAAAGACGCCAAACTCATGGCTGACAAAGTCATGACATTTGAAGAGATCCCACGAACAGTATGGGTTCAGTTTGCAAACAGGGAAGCTTTTGATATAAGCGAAAAAGAAATGCTCAGCATCATAGAAGGTCACGGCGGTAAAGATTCTATAATCGCCTACCTCAAAGACACCAAACAGATGAAGAAATATCCCGGCATCAAATTCAATGCGGGAGAAGAAGTCATGACCATGCTGCAGGATAAATTTGGAAGTGAAAATGTACAGATGACATAA